One segment of Alnus glutinosa chromosome 2, dhAlnGlut1.1, whole genome shotgun sequence DNA contains the following:
- the LOC133860525 gene encoding receptor-like protein kinase FERONIA, whose product MWNRSKTRLWTTHLPRFTTLYLAFFLYRLTSTVAGGSPSPYTAVDNILLNCGSSGNSTALDGRTWVGDVNSKFSPLEQSQNQASLTASAVQQSPSAVQVPYATARLSLSAFTYMFPVTAGQKFIRLYFYPASYPNFDRSKALFSVKAGRFTLLSNFNASLTADADGDPGDIIFREYCVNIEEDQRLSIAFTPSVSNSYAFICGIEILSMPSNLYYPPSDNEGLFFIGQQNLYHIDNDTALEMVYRVNVGGRSISPAEDTGMFRGWSQDDNYLTQYKQLVLPFNDTIQLKFTKVPAYTAPEEVYQTARTMGTNKTINKSYNLTWEFPVDCGFYYLIRLHFCEFQPEIIQQHDREFLIFIANQTAEEAADVIKWSGGNRVPVYRDYVVAMFGKEGVKKMKVSIALQANRQDWKTSYNDAILNGVEIFKVSVFNGNLAGPNPDPLPLTSRNAAPPAPPTKSKNNRRAIIAVVGGGVFGFVVLSSLGFLILRRRQRARDGGTTWWGPFSFPMTKSTKTHRSSLSSALSVVYVSLPEKIRAATNNLDEDEEVAMTKLNHGGIGVQQQLAQENKQTQQTQNHSKPFEANPVYYAALREFIFDTMHWLALYLSFLHLHLTQAVTETPPPYAANDYLLLDCGSSSKSTSLDGRNWDDDFNSKFSPPNIQTTSIASTPSQHHDPSVNQVPYMTARIFHHKFTYSFPVSPGLKFVRLYFFPATYSGLDKSKSFSFVTANNFTLLSNFSAFLTVSSLNPPVASFIKEFIIPVLYTQFLNITFIPSPSSYAFINGIEIVSMPNNLYMYNRDYVITLVDYNSRSFYFNETTALETMYRLNVGGKDVSGVEDTGMFRTWSQDSQYLFGQMIGLTPYRSKATIQYTTDTPAYTAPKIVYQTSRTMSQNPTVNLNSNLTWIFTVDGGFNYLFRLHFCETQEEVETNLRVFYIFINNQTAQVQADVIEWSGGTGIPVYREYVVVPSINKGKQDLWLALHPDLDMSPRPRFDNAILNGVEIFKLNRSDGSLAGLNPEMEGVTIPHAPKPETKLTARRKRLLPLIAIIIGGPISVVALVCILGLVAFRLSKRGKDMGSTGVASWRGLFPFTKTKSSKTQGSSLPSELCRKFSFAEIKAATNDFNNVLIIGVGGFGNVYKGYIDDGTTPVAIKRLKSSSKQGAHEFHTEIAMLSQLRYLHLVSLIGYCKDGDEMILVYDYMARRTLRDHLYNTDNPRLPWKQRLEICIGAARALNYLHTGAKQMIIHRDVKTTNILLDEKWVAKVSDFGLSKVGPISMSKPHISTVVKGSFGYLDPEYCRRQQLTEKSDVYSFGVVLCEVVCGRPPIMHNAETAVGLARWAQESYCNGKVEEMVDPSMKGEIGTRCLKKFVEIAMNCLLDNGIERPSMNDVVWGLEFTLQLQESADEDVGLDVAQTEVILGDEKALFPKSTLDDSDDMSSSSSGQVSSSNYSNSRVTIMSNREQSFASTSQDSGKLMSSETEFSEIMNLRTSRR is encoded by the exons ATGTGGAACCGAAGCAAAACACGTCTTTGGACCACCCACTTACCCCGTTTTACAACTCTTTACCTAGCCTTCTTTCTGTACCGCCTGACCAGCACCGTCGCCGGTGGCTCGCCGTCTCCTTACACCGCGGTTGATAATATTCTCCTCAACTGTGGCTCTTCCGGAAATTCAACTGCTTTAGACGGTCGGACCTGGGTTGGAGACGTAAATTCAAAGTTCTCCCCCCTTGAACAGTCACAAAACCAGGCATCTTTAACGGCCAGCGCAGTCCAACAATCCCCCTCTGCCGTCCAAGTACCCTATGCCACtgcccggctctctctctccgcATTCACCTACATGTTCCCGGTCACTGCCGGCCAAAAATTCATTCGACTATACTTCTACCCGGCTTCGTACCCAAATTTTGATCGCTCTAAAGCCCTCTTCTCTGTCAAAGCTGGTCGCTTTACTCTTCTCAGTAACTTTAACGCTTCACTCACAGCAGATGCCGATGGTGATCCCGGGGACATCATATTCAGAGAATACTGTGTCAACATCGAGGAGGATCAGAGGTTGAGCATAGCCTTCACTCCGAGCGTTTCTAATTCATATGCTTTCATCTGCGGAATTGAAATCCTGTCGATGCCTTCCAATCTCTATTACCCTCCGTCTGACAATGAAGGGCTTTTTTTTATTGGCCAGCAGAATCTGTACCACATTGATAACGACACTGCTCTGGAGATGGTATACAGAGTAAATGTTGGAGGCCGCTCCATCTCACCCGCTGAAGACACTGGCATGTTCCGAGGCTGGAGTCAGGACGACAATTACTTGACACAATATAAACAGCTTGTTCTACCTTTTAACGATACTATTCAACTAAAGTTTACCAAGGTACCTGCGTACACTGCACCAGAAGAAGTCTATCAGACTGCCCGGACTATGGGGACGAACAAAACTATCAACAAGAGCTACAATCTCACCTGGGAATTCCCCGTAGATTGTGGCTTTTATTACCTCATTAGGCTACACTTTTGTGAGTTTCAACCTGAGATCATTCAGCAACACGACAGAGAGTTCCTGATTTTCATAGCAAATCAAACCGCGGAGGAAGCAGCCGACGTGATAAAATGGAGTGGTGGAAATCGTGTTCCGGTATATAGAGACTACGTAGTTGCTATGTTCGGCAAAGAAGGcgtgaagaaaatgaaggtcTCTATCGCATTACAAGCAAACCGGCAAGACTGGAAGACTTCTTACAATGATGCAATCTTGAACGGTGTCGAAATCTTTAAAGTAAGCGTCTTTAATGGCAATCTCGCCGGACCCAATCCAGATCCACTTCCGTTGACCTCTCGAAATGCTGCGCCACCAGCACCACCAACGAAGTCGAAGAATAACAGAAGAGCAATAATTGCCGTTGTTGGCGGTGGAGTTTTCGGCTTTGTTGTGCTGTCGAGTCTCGGGTTCTTGATTTTACGGCGGCGCCAGAGAGCTCGCGATGGTGGTACTACATGGTGGGGTCCATTTTCTTTCCCTATGACCAAGTCAACGAAAACCCACAGGTCATCTCTATCGTCCGCTCTGAGTGTCGTTTACGTCTCATTACCTGAGAAGATTAGAGCAGCCACCAACAACTTGGACG AAGACGAAGAAGTTGCAATGACCAAGCTCAACCATGGCGGCATTGGCGTACAGCAGCAACTGGCTCAAGAAAACAAGCAAACACAGCAAACGCAGAACCATTCAAAGCCTTTCGAAGCAAATCCAG tatactacgCAGCCCTAAGAGAATTCATCTTCGACACTATGCACTGGCTTGCCCTCTACCTCTCCTTCCTCCATCTCCACCTAACCCAGGCTGTCACAGAAACCCCGCCACCCTACGCTGCCAACGACTATTTACTCCTCGATTGTGGCTCGTCCTCCAAGTCAACGTCGCTCGATGGCCGTAACTGGGACGACGATTTCAACTCAAAGTTCTCACCCCCAAATATACAAACCACATCAATTGCATCTACCCCCTCCCAACACCACGACCCTTCTGTTAACCAAGTCCCCTACATGACTGCACGCATCTTTCACCACAAGTTCACCTACTCCTTCCCTGTCTCGCCTGGCCTGAAGTTCGTCCGTCTCTACTTCTTCCCGGCCACCTACTCCGGACTCGACAAATCCAAGTCCTTCTCCTTCGTCACCGCCAATAACTTCACCCTCTTAAGCAACTTCAGTGCCTTCCTTACCGTCTCTTCGTTAAATCCTCCCGTAGCCTCCTTTATCAAAGAATTCATAATCCCTGTGTTATACACTCAGTTTCTCAACATAACCTTTATTCCATCTCCTAGCTCTTACGCCTTCATTAATGGTATAGAGATTGTTTCTATGCCAAACAATCTCTATATGTACAATAGAGATTATGTAATCACCTTGGTAGATTACAACAGTCGTTCATTCTATTTCAACGAAACCACTGCTCTTGAGACTATGTATAGACTAAACGTGGGGGGCAAGGATGTCTCGGGCGTAGAGGATACTGGGATGTTCCGGACTTGGAGTCAGGACTCACAGTATCTGTTTGGCCAGATGATTGGGCTGACGCCGTACCGGTCTAAAGCCACGATACAGTATACGACGGACACACCGGCCTACACAGCGCCGAAGATTGTGTATCAAACTTCTCGCACAATGAGTCAGAATCCTACGGTTAACTTGAATTCCAACCTCACGTGGATCTTCACGGTTGATGGCGGGTTTAACTATCTTTTTAGGCTTCACTTTTGCGAAACTCAGGAGGAGGTGGAAACGAACCTAAGGGTTTTTTACATATTCATCAATAATCAGACGGCACAGGTACAAGCGGATGTGATTGAATGGAGCGGCGGTACCGGAATTCCTGTATACAGAGAGTATGTTGTGGTCCCAAGTATAAACAAGGGGAAACAAGATTTGTGGCTTGCGCTACACCCTGACTTGGATATGTCACCACGTCCCAGATTCGACAATGCCATCTTGAACGGTGTGGAAATATTTAAGTTGAACCGATCAGACGGTAGTCTTGCTGGCCTCAACCCGGAAATGGAGGGGGTTACCATACCCCATGCCCCGAAACCCGAAACAAAACTAACGGCGAGGAGAAAGAGGTTGTTGCCATTGATAGCCATTATTATTGGTGGTCCAATTTCTGTTGTTGCTCTAGTATGTATTCTTGGTTTAGTGGCTTTCCGGCTGAGTAAAAGAGGCAAGGACATGGGCTCCACCGGTGTAGCTTCATGGCGGGGTCTATTTCCTTTCACCAAGACCAAGTCAAGTAAGACGCAGGGCTCATCTCTACCGTCTGAATTATGTCGTAAGTTTTCGTTTGCTGAAATCAAAGCCGCCACGAACGATTTCAATAACGTTTTAATCATAGGGGTTGGAGGGTTTGGCAACGTGTATAAAGGCTACATTGATGACGGGACCACCCCAGTTGCAATCAAACGGCTGAAATCCAGTTCAAAGCAAGGGGCTCACGAGTTCCACACCGAGATTGCGATGCTCTCCCAGCTTCGCTACCTCCATCTCGTTTCTCTGATCGGATATTGTAAGGATGGCGATGAGATGATCCTCGTCTATGATTATATGGCCCGTAGGACCCTCCGTGATCATCTGTACAATACCGATAATCCTCGTCTGCCGTGGAAGCAACGGCTCGAGATTTGTATTGGTGCTGCGCGTGCATTGAATTACCTTCATACAGGCGCGAAGCAAATGATCATTCATCGTGACGTGAAGACAACAAATATCTTATTGGATGAGAAATGGGTGGCCAAGGTGTCCGATTTTGGATTGTCCAAAGTAGGCCCTATTAGCATGTCCAAACCCCACATCAGCACTGTAGTCAAGGGTAGTTTTGGGTATTTGGACCCGGAGTATTGCAGACGTCAACAGTTGACTGAGAAGTCTGACGTGTACTCGTTTGGTGTGGTTTTGTGTGAAGTAGTGTGTGGAAGGCCACCCATAATGCATAATGCAGAGACAGCAGTGGGCCTAGCAAGGTGGGCGCAAGAAAGCTATTGCAATGGAAAGGTAGAGGAGATGGTTGATCCATCAATGAAGGGTGAAATAGGGACTCGATGCCTGAAGAAATTTGTTGAAATCGCGATGAATTGTTTGCTTGACAACGGAATCGAACGGCCATCAATGAATGATGTGGTGTGGGGCCTTGAGTTCACATTGCAATTGCAAGAGAGTGCAGATGAAGATGTAGGGCTTGATGTGGCTCAAACTGAGGTAATATTGGGTGATGAGAAAGCTCTCTTCCCCAAGTCCACACTTGATGATAGTGATGACATGTCTAGTAGCAGCAGTGGACAGGTGTCAAGTAGTAATTATAGCAACAGCAGGGTGACCATAATGAGCAACAGAGAGCAAAGTTTTGCAAGTACCAGTCAGGATTCGGGCAAACTGATGTCCTCTGAGACAGAGTTCTCTGAGATTATGAATCTTAGAACTAGCCGTCGGTGA
- the LOC133860526 gene encoding uncharacterized protein LOC133860526, protein MTQSLSTDPAASDPVSSDTVRWAPGDAYEQAVGRPEYAGRVRQVGPNVTPVRGTCFSYRDRTRGGPAEGTSQDWAAHKIAELEGIVQAERERADSMEQRIRQFDAMEQRMRHFDAMEQRMRHFEAFMSSTGLSFVCPGAQQSSPAHVGSTSSVSSAPAGNATTVGSLSPSGQLLSQQSPLGTPSPVTPSLAGQSTIGEGVE, encoded by the exons atgacacagagtttgtccactgatcctgctgcctcggaccccgtctcatcagatacggtgcgttgggcacctggcgacgcgtacgagcaagcggttgggcgacccgagtatgcgggtagggttcggcaggttgggccgaacgttactcctgttcgcgggacttgtttctcgtatagggaccgcacacgggggggaccggccgagggcacgtctcaggattgggctgctcaTAAAATTGCGgagttggagggcatagtgcaggccgagagagagcgggctgacagcatggagcagcgcatacgacagtttgatgctatggagcagcgcatgcgacattttgatgctatggagcagcgcatgcgacattttgaggccttcatgtcctctacaggattatcgttcgtatgccctggtgctcagcagtcttcacccgcacacgtaggtagtacgtcatctgttagtagtgcgcctgcag gtaatgcgacaacggttggttcgttgtcgccttctggacaattgctgagccaacaatcccctctcgggactccatcgcccgttacaccatctcttgcgggacaatcgacAATTGGCGAG GGTGTAGAATAA